A genomic region of Runella rosea contains the following coding sequences:
- a CDS encoding alkaline phosphatase family protein encodes MRVVLVSLFFALFGSCFLQPIQAQTEKKKALFVIVDGIAADVIEKLKLPNLTAIAQTGGYTRAYVGGKKNTYSQTPTISAVGYNSLLTGTWVNKHNVWDNNIKDPNYHYWTIFRFFEAQYPHKKTAVFSTWLDNRTKLIGEGLPQTNQLQLDYFFDGFELDTLHFPHDKEAEYIHQIDEKVVDEAARYLQNEAPDLSWVYLEYTDDMGHKFGDSDRFTNAVRLMDNQMGRLWKAIQYREQNFGEEWQLFITTDHGRDAASGKNHGGQSDRERSTWIVTNAKDLNVYFQGKTGAETLPAVVDIMPSIARYLGVSIPKIQAFEVDGTPLTGKLSLVNSTLKREGNQLELAWKAVEKEGTVKIWLTTTNEFEQGKKDRYLLMDEVPVVNEKAVIDVTKIPSKFYKIVLEAKYNVQNKWLVE; translated from the coding sequence ATGAGAGTCGTGTTAGTCTCGTTATTTTTCGCCTTATTTGGGAGTTGTTTTTTGCAGCCAATTCAAGCCCAAACGGAGAAGAAAAAAGCACTCTTTGTTATCGTCGATGGAATTGCGGCGGATGTGATTGAAAAGTTAAAGTTGCCAAATCTGACGGCCATTGCCCAAACGGGAGGCTATACGCGAGCGTACGTGGGCGGCAAAAAAAATACCTATTCTCAAACTCCCACCATCTCAGCGGTAGGGTACAATAGCTTATTGACGGGAACGTGGGTAAACAAACACAACGTGTGGGACAATAACATCAAAGACCCTAATTATCATTATTGGACGATTTTTCGGTTTTTTGAAGCGCAGTATCCTCACAAAAAAACGGCCGTTTTTTCAACTTGGCTCGATAATCGCACAAAACTGATTGGTGAAGGGTTGCCCCAAACCAACCAACTGCAACTAGATTATTTCTTTGACGGATTTGAATTGGATACGCTTCATTTCCCGCACGATAAAGAAGCCGAATACATCCATCAAATTGACGAAAAAGTAGTTGACGAAGCGGCCCGTTACCTTCAAAACGAAGCTCCTGATCTTTCGTGGGTTTACTTGGAATATACCGACGACATGGGGCATAAATTCGGTGATAGCGACCGTTTTACCAACGCCGTTCGTCTGATGGACAACCAAATGGGGCGATTGTGGAAGGCAATACAGTACAGGGAGCAGAATTTTGGGGAAGAATGGCAACTGTTTATCACCACCGACCACGGACGCGACGCCGCAAGCGGCAAGAACCACGGAGGACAGTCGGACCGGGAGCGGAGCACTTGGATTGTGACCAATGCCAAAGACCTTAATGTGTATTTTCAGGGAAAAACGGGAGCCGAAACGCTGCCTGCCGTGGTGGATATTATGCCATCCATAGCTCGGTATTTGGGCGTTTCGATTCCTAAAATACAGGCTTTTGAAGTGGATGGAACCCCGCTAACGGGCAAACTGTCGCTCGTAAATTCAACCTTGAAGAGAGAAGGAAATCAGTTGGAATTGGCGTGGAAAGCGGTAGAAAAGGAAGGAACCGTAAAAATATGGTTAACCACCACCAATGAATTTGAACAGGGTAAAAAAGACCGCTATTTGCTCATGGACGAAGTGCCCGTCGTCAACGAAAAAGCCGTGATAGATGTAACAAAAATTCCTTCAAAGTTTTATAAGATTGTATTGGAAGCAAAATACAATGTACAAAATAAGTGGTTGGTAGAATAA